Proteins found in one Gigantopelta aegis isolate Gae_Host chromosome 12, Gae_host_genome, whole genome shotgun sequence genomic segment:
- the LOC121386269 gene encoding RNA-binding protein 7-like — protein sequence MSDAERTLFVGGLTDKTTEELLYELFLQAGPLEKVTIPKEKDGRKKKFAFITFRHEDSVPYSVKAMEGIQLHGQNLRIQPRTGSSHSSPYSSPMYNEAQDVPHVSNPTPPYHRSYSWQEPQPRHVDGGAPFRSPQNQTAYRQGQSDYRDRSRDRDRSDSRDHSETDHTRSSGRPSRFDRFDQHDTSRGKDNYTPLQKSQTWHGNDLSVADRSGRSGSQEHSPNLSPMGQDCGQIMLSAGYSGGPQFQAERMDPVSIEVRRQRILSRQGHSLSAHKQHNYDRHDRGMQPRNPTHGQRRRY from the exons ATGTCGGACGCGGAGCGAACGTTATTTGTTGGTGGTCTTACTGATAAAACAACTGAAGAACTTTTATACGAATTGTTTCTTCAG GCTGGTCCACTGGAAAAAGTTACAATACCAAAGGAGAAAGATGGCCGGAAGAAGAAATTTGCGTTCATTACATTCCGCCACGAGGACTCCGTTCCATACAGCGTCAAGGCGATGGAGGGGATTCAGCTGCATGGACAGAACCTCCGCATTCAGCCCCGGACCGGCTCCTCCCACAGCTCGCCCTATTCCAGCCCCATGTACAACGAAGCCCAGGATGTGCCGCATGTCAGCAATCCCACGCCTCCATACCACCG GTCATACTCCTGGCAAGAACCACAACCCAGACATGTTGACGGTGGTGCTCCATTCAGAAGTCCCCAGAACCAAACAGCATACAGACAGGGCCAGTCGGACTACCGGGATCGGTCACGGGACAGGGACAGGTCCGATTCAAGAGACCACTCCGAGACAGATCACACCCGATCATCCGGCCGACCATCCAGATTCGATCGTTTTGACCAGCACGATACTTCCAGAGGAAAGGACAACTACACACCTCTCCAGAAATCACAGACGTGGCACGGCAACGACCTGTCAGTTGCCGATAGGTCAGGAAGGTCAGGATCGCAGGAACATTCTCCCAATCTGTCGCCTATGGGCCAGGATTGTGGTCAGATAATGTTGAGTGCAGGTTATTCCGGTGGCCCCCAGTTCCAGGCTGAAAGAATGGACCCGGTCTCGATTGAAGTACGCAGACAGAGGATTTTAAGTCGACAGGGACATTCACTTAGTGCACACAAACAGCACAACTATGACAGACATGATAGAGGCATGCAGCCGCGGAATCCAACCCACGGCCAGAGGAGGAGGTATTAG
- the LOC121386574 gene encoding coiled-coil domain-containing protein 15-like — protein sequence MGNRNVEVRPVGAWVQPDFEVESSDVPDAIAAAFEEELRIQAILQQKKEKILKFQEDVKKRVRRLNKMKRKNEMQQNMMAVEQERDIVRQSSKSAEVSTPRKNNCLLRKDQEHSIKPKSTPILQGGRVQNEETHLVFRDKSSHVHQMTSQARQKLVSHRIVTHDFTTDDLPGGIWRSSATRDKPRYLTEQHVEQNVEEEELSSKDTDQNDGDEEEEKEEDENENHEKMVHFKLPSEEVKRKYRHRVKSAGNVRPHSSVPDIYIGVEQEVERRRQQNQHALYRRLFMDIEREQVKENLRRQEHRRRIQRLKKEKEEERKQEEENSLRLVRPRHPATGETTEEVLLREQLAEIRLEETLDKFNEERRKATEMTRYVEALRHSLQEKVKKRGIQIPPLCCCGNSVWDTSPDTCANNCYFYRNPRAYAKALQSLLVSCEVV from the exons GCTGCCGCATTTGAAGAAGAATTGAGGATTCAGGCAATCCtacaacaaaagaaagaaaaaatcctCAAATTTCAGGAAGATGTGAAGAAGCGGGTTAGAAGATTGAACAAAATGAAGCGGAAGAATGAAATGCAACAGAACATGATGGCG GTTGAACAGGAACGTGATATTGTGCGACAGAGTTCAAAATCTGCTGAAGTATCGACACCCAGGAAAAATAACTGTCTGCTGCGAAAAGATCAAGAACATTCTATCAAACCAAAGTCTACACCCATCCTACAAG GAGGACGTGTTCAAAATGAAGAGACACACTTAGTTTTTCGTGATAAAAGCAGTCAT GTTCACCAGATGACAAGTCAGGCGAGACAGAAGCTGGTGTCTCACAGAATTGTCACACATGACTTCACAACAGATGACCTGCCTGGTGGGATCTGGAGATCTTCAGCCACTCGAGAT aaACCAAGATATTTAACTGAACAGCATGTTGAGCAAAACGTTGAGGAGGAGGAACTCTCCTCAAAAGACACGGATCAGAATGATGGAG ATGAAGAGGAAGAAAAGGAAGAAGATGAGAATGAAAATCATGAAAAGATGGTTCACTTTAAACTACCAAGTGAAGAAGTAAAACGTAAATACAGACATCGAGTGAAAAGTG CTGGAAATGTCCGACCACATTCATCAGTACCAGACATATATATTGGAGTTGAGCAAGAAGTGGAGCGACGGCGACAGCAGAATCAGCACGCTCTCTACCGGCGTCTGTTCATGGACATCGAGCGAGAACAGGTGAAGGAGAATCTGAGAAGACAGGAACACCGGAGAAGAATACAGAG GCTGAAGAAGGAAAAGGAAGAAGAACGAAAGCAGGAGGAAGAGAATTCACTGAGACTGGTGCGACCAAGACATCCGGCCACAGGGGAGACAACTGAGGAGGTGTTACTGCGAGAACAGCTGGCAGAGATTCGTCTGGAGGAAACGCTCGACAAATTCAACGAGGAGAGAAGAAAGGCCACAGAGATGACTCG gTATGTAGAAGCCTTACGACACAGTCTACAAGAGAAGGTTAAGAAACGTGGAATTCAGATCCCACCGTTATGTTGTTGTGGAAACTCCGTGTGGGACACTAGTCCAGATACTTGTGCTAACAACTGCTACTTTTACAGAAATCCTAGAG caTATGCCAAGGCTCTGCAATCATTGTTGGTGTCTTGTGAAGTTGTCTGA